In Osmerus mordax isolate fOsmMor3 chromosome 16, fOsmMor3.pri, whole genome shotgun sequence, the genomic stretch gtgtgtgtgtgtgtgtgtgtgtgtgtgtgtgtgtgtgtgtgtgtgtgtgtgtgtgtgtgtggtgaggggggccATGTTTACTGCTCTCTGCCTGCCAGACTGGGGAGTGAGtcagccctcctctccagatgTGACAGCAGAATAGCAGCAGGCCTGACATGCAGGCTGAgagctgggggtggagaggggagtctctctctctaccagaaTGATTGTCCCTGGGAAGACCAGCCCCCCTCGGCACCCCCCTGGCAGGGCGGGGTAggagttgccccccccccccaggacccctGGCTGGGCTCCAGCAATAACACAGCTGTTGAGAGGGCTTAGTCGCCGTGGTGACGGCGCAGGGCTGGGGTGGAATGTTTGTGTGAAGCTGACATTCAGGGACACTGACcgggacgggggagagagaggaggggagaggggggggagggagggaggggagtggagggagagagggggaggggagagagagagcagttattCACTGCCAATAACCAacccatcctctccttccctccatccatatccctccctctcctcctggctctctcctctccaggtcagTGGGTTCATCTCAGATTCTTGTGTTTCTCTCCTTACAGAAAAAGTTtctagagagaggagcagaggggtgtTGAGAGGGATGGACGTCTCtctcgctgtgtctctctccccctctctctctctgtgtgtctctctcggtctgtctgtcATCAGATCTCAATTCAGCCTCAACATGTCTTATATAACAACACTGTCCATGTTGTATACACTGTAAATGTGTTACCTGGtaaatgtgttggtgtgtgttgcagacgaGGGAGCGATAGCCACCATCGACGTTGGGCTGGCCTACAGGGATGACTCTCTGTCTGAGTGGACTGAGATGGCTCACTCTATAGAGCAGAGGAAACTCAGCTGTAACTTCACCACCTCCAAGGTACACGCACACTTcagtatacacacatacgcacgcacactctgaatacacacacacactgaatacacacacaaacacttttgtaaacactcacacacttctgtatacacacacactcacacacacatgcttgtgtgtgtgagtgtgtgtgtgtgtatacacacacactcacacagggaatcaggtggctgagcggtgagggagtcgggctagtaatccgaaggttgccggttcgattcccggtcatgccaactgacgttgtgtcctagggaaaggcacttcaccctacttgcctcggggggaatgtccctgtacttactgtaagtcgctctggataagagcgtctgctaaatgtaaatgtaaatgtgtaccctccctccagacctatGAGAATGAGGGCCGGTACTATGAGTGTGCCCTGCTGCCCTTCATGGAGGTGGGCAGCGTGGCCCACAAGTTCTACCTGCTCAACATCCGGCTGCCTGTCAGCGAACGCAAGAAGATCAACGTGGGCATCGGAGAAATCAAGGACATCAGACTGGTGGTAcgagcgctgtgtgtgtgtgagagcagtgtgtgtgtgtgtgagagagctgtgtgtgtgtgtgagagctgtgtgtgtgtgagagagctgtgtgtgtgtgtgagagctgtgtgtgtgtgtgagagctgtgtgtgtgtgtgagagctgtgtgtgtgtgagagagctgtgtgtgtgtgtgagagagctgtgtgtgtgtgtgagagagctgtgtgtgtgtgtgagagcagtgtgtgtgtgtgagagcagtgtgtgtgtgtgagagcagtgtgtgtgtgagagagctgtgtgtgtgtgtgagagctgtgtgtgtgtgagagagctgtgtgtgtgtgtgagagctgtgtgtgtgtgagagagctgtgtgtgtgtgtgagagcagtgtgtgtgtgtgagagctgtgtgtgtgtgtgagagcagtgtgtgtgtgtgagagagctgtgtgtgtgtgagagctgtgtgtgtgtgtgtgagagctgtgtgtgtgtgtgtgagagctgtgtgtgtgtgtgagagctgtgtgtgtgtgtgagagctgtgtgtgtgtgtgagagctgtgtgtgtgtgtgtgtgagagctgtgtgtgtgtgtgtgagagctgtgtgtgtgtgagagagctgtgtgtgtgtgtgagagctgtgtgtgtgtgtgagagcagtgtgtgtgtgtgagagcagtgtgtgtgtgtgtgtgagagcagtgtgtgtgtgtgtgtgtgagagcagtgtgtgtgtgtgagagctgtgtgtgtgtgtgagagctgtgtgtgtgtgtgagagctgtgtgtgtgtgagagagctgtgtgtgtgtgtgagagctgtgtgtgtgtgtgagagctgtgtgtgtgtgtgagagctgtgtgtgtgtgtgagagctgtgtgtgtgtgtgtgagagctgtgtgtgtgtgtgagagctgtgtgtgtgtgtgagagctgtgtgtgtgtgtgagagctgtgtgtgtgtgagagagctgtgtgtgtgtgtgagagctgtgtgtgtgtgtgagagctgtgtgtgtgtgtgagagctgtgtgtgtgtgtgagagagctgtgtgtgtgtgagagagctgtgtgtgtgtgtgtgagagctgtgtgtgtgtgagagagctgtgtgtgtgtgagagagctgtgtgtgtgtgagagctgtgtgtgtgtgtgtgagagctgtgtgtgtgtgagagctgtgtgtgtgtgagagctgtgtgtgtgtgtgagagctgtgtgtgtgtgtaaatgtgtgttgtgtgtgagagagctgtgtgtgtgtgtgagctgtgtgtgtgtgtgtgagctgtgtgtgtgtgtgtgagagctgtgtgtgtgtgtgagagctgtgtgtgtgtgtgtgagctgtgtgtgtgtgtgtgagagctgtgtgtgtgtgtgagagctgtgtgtgtgtgtgagagcagtgtgtgtgtgtaaacgtgtgttgtgtgtgtgtgtctgcagggcatCCATCAGAACGGGGGCTTCACCAAGGTGTGGTTCGCCATGAAGaccttcctcacccccaccatcctcatcatcatgatCTGGTACTGGAGACGGATCGTCCTCATGACCCGCCCCCCCGTCCTGCTGGAGAAGTGAGGACTCTTCATTATCACCACTGTTATCTTCTTCATCAGTAATATCATCATTTTCTTTAGTTCCCTACCATCCTCATAAGCTGTGGAATCTCAAGATCtgcgcctgtctctctcactctctcacagacacacacacactgtctctctcactctctcacagacacacacacacacacacacacacacacacagactctcagcggcggcatatgtgtgtgttgtaacatCAACTATGTATGAGGTGTGGATGTAGGTCAGACTCTCAACACTTCCTTCAGAGctgagctgtctgtctctgtttgcctgtctgtctgctggcctgcatgtctgtctgtttgcctgtctgtctgtctgctggcctgcatgtctgtctctgtttgcctgtctgtctgctggcctgcatgtctgtctgtttctctctcttccccctctctaccccttcctccctcatctctctcccatactctctatcccccccccccccctctctatctctctctctcttgttcccaGGTGACCAGGAAGCTAACAGGAAGTGGGCTATTTGTGGACAGAAGATGATTTTTTCATCAAGCTGTAAAAGCCTGTCAGGAGCTGGTGTcagactggggaggggggggggggggggggtggtgggagggagggggagagggggagaggccaaAGGGTAAGaagctggggagggggagagagagagagatggaggcagaatTTGTAGGTGTTGGGGTTCTAAACTGGGGCTGTTTGTGAGCCAAACTAATGGACTGGCAGAACCTGATGCCTGGTTCTAATTCCCGGTTCTAATAGGGGTTTAGATGCAGACCCAAAGATGTGTTCCCTGGGTCTTCTGACGTTCTTGTGCAAGATGAACAGCTTGTTTAGTTTAAATGGTGccgtccaaacacacacacagcccgccCCCATGTTGCAGGGGGAACATTCTGTGAGTAGCAGTTCCATGTGGTCAGTGGGTTCTCTCcgtagaacacagaacacactggAACGGTTCTCTACACAAAGACATCTGGAATACGACTCGTGTTTTTGGAACCATGTCTAGCctagactctcacacacacccctcttccATCCTATTCAATCGTGTCCTGGCATGTTTGGTCCTgcaggcagcacacacacacacacacaagcctgttttctccagaggtgtgtgtgcctctaAGCCAAATACAGGGAGGGGAGAAGCAACCTACGAATGATCCACAGACAAAAATGTTTGAATGCCTCTTCTGTTTACctatcccccctcctttcttctctctctgtctctctctctgtctctctgtctgtctgtgtctctctctgggtctctctgtctctctctctctgtctgtctctctcccctccagggtGATCTTTGCTCTGGGCATTTCCATGACGTTCATCAACCTCCCGGTGGAGTGGTTCTCCGTGGGCTTCAACTGGACTTGGATGCTGCTGTTCGGAGACATCCGCCAGGGAATCTTCTACGCCATGCTGCTGTCCTTCTGGATCATCTTCTGTGGAGAGCACCTCATGGTACGacccctgaccctctctctgacccagggggggggggggggcgggggcaagAGATAGGGGGGGTggcagagaaggggagggtgtTCCTGCGAGCCTTCCTGTGAGTGATGCTGTTTTGATGTCTCAGGATCAGACGGAGAGGAACCGTTTCTCTCTCTACTGGAAGCAGGTGGGACCAATCGTGTTCGGCTCATTCTGTCTCTTCATCTTCGACATGTGTGAGAGGTGAGCCTGTCCAACCCTCTGCCCTCTGTCCACCCCTCCAACACTCCTTCgcctctaaccctctctcccctccttctccctactTTTCCTTCTTTCATTGTTATATGACCCTCTTTCCATGTGCCGACTTCTCTCgctggaactgtgtgtgtgtgtctcctcagggGTGTGCAGCTGAAGAACCCCTTCTACAGTATCTGGGCGTCAGACGTGGGGACAGAGCTGGCCGTATCCTCCCAATCTccgacttcctgtttcctgtctgtgtgctgtgttcagTCTGGTAGAGGGGCGGGTCTGCTAGTGACTACCCCACTTCCTGTGTGATGTCATAGTGCTGCTACAGCTCTGGTCCTCCCTACTAAAGCCAGCAGATTtggtcctgatctggaatcTTATTCTTTAGATTGTTTAAAGCCTTGTCAAACATtatcatgatgatgatgatgtgtcgTGTTGCTAGTCTACCTGGGCCTGTGGGGCGCCCAGGcccccctgacccttgacccccccGACCCCTGACCTGGGCAGAGTCCTTGACGGCGTGTCAGATGGCATTCATCGTGGTGGCCGGGATCTGCGCCTGcctgtacttcctgttcctgtgctTCATGGTGTTCCAGGTGTTCCGAAACATCAGTGGCAAGAGATCCTCCCTGCCGGCAATGTCCAAGGCCAGGAGGCTACACTacgaggtggggagggaggatgtctggtgctgtggtctgtctctctctctgtgtctctctctctgtgtgtctctctctctctgtgtctctctctctctgtgtctctctctctctgtgtctctctctctctctctctctctctctctctctctctgtgtctctctctctctctctctctctctctctctctctctctctctctctctctctgtgtctctctctctgtgtctctctctctgtgtctctctctctgtgtctctctctctctgtgtctttctctctctgtgtctctctctgtctctctctctgtctctctctgtgtctttctctctctctctctgtctctctctgtgtctctctctctctctctctctctctctctctctctctctctctgtgtctctctctgggtctctctctctgggtctctctctctctctctctctctgggtctctctctctctgggtctctctctctgtgtctctctctctctgtttctctctttctctgtgtgtctctctgtctgtctctctgtctgtctctctttctctgtgtgtctctctctgtgtctctccctctctgtgtctctctctctctgtgaggttCTCCATCAGTAACTCCAGTCTTGGTTCTCAGGGTCTGATCTTCAGGTTCAAGTTCCTCATG encodes the following:
- the wls gene encoding protein wntless homolog, whose amino-acid sequence is MAGAIIENMSTKKLVIVGVILLLFQAFSFMVGGLIAPSPTSAVHYLATKCVDTAKYHQSNKWFMPWGPNQCDKIRDFDEAMAKEIEANNIVFSIHIPLPNKEMSPWFQFMLVILQFDIAFKMYNQIDEGAIATIDVGLAYRDDSLSEWTEMAHSIEQRKLSCNFTTSKTYENEGRYYECALLPFMEVGSVAHKFYLLNIRLPVSERKKINVGIGEIKDIRLVGIHQNGGFTKVWFAMKTFLTPTILIIMIWYWRRIVLMTRPPVLLEKVIFALGISMTFINLPVEWFSVGFNWTWMLLFGDIRQGIFYAMLLSFWIIFCGEHLMDQTERNRFSLYWKQVGPIVFGSFCLFIFDMCERGVQLKNPFYSIWASDVGTELAMAFIVVAGICACLYFLFLCFMVFQVFRNISGKRSSLPAMSKARRLHYEGLIFRFKFLMLVTLTCAAMTVIFFIISQVNEGHWRWGDYTLQVNSAFFTGIYGMWNLYVFAIMFLYAPSHKRYGDDTSAGGGGANSGEDIQLTTTITHVDGPTEIYKMTGKEAQE